The following DNA comes from Mycobacterium sp. MS1601.
GACATCAGCACCCTTGCGCAGACCAAGATCTCCGAACGCGGCATGGGCTATGTTCCCCAGCGCGGCAACGTGTTTCCCGAGCTGTCAGTGGCCGAGAACCTCCAGGTCTCCTGGCGGGGATCGGCAGCCGACCTGCGTCGTGAGTCGGAATCCATCTACCACCGGTTCCCGCGACTCCTGGAGCGCAAGAAGCAGGCGGCCAGCACCCTGTCCGGCGGTGAGCGCCAGATGCTGGCCATCGCCTGCGCGCTGCTGGGACGCCCGTCGCTCCTGCTTCTCGACGAACCGACGACCGGACTGGCGCCGATCGTGGTCAAGGAACGGATCGACGACATCTTGCGGTTACGTGACGAGGGGGCCGGGGTGCTGTGGGTGATCGAAGAACATCCCCGCATCTGTCTGCCCGCCGTCGACAAGGTGCACTTCATGGCCGACGGCAACCTGGCCGCACCCATTCCCGCGGCCGAACTTCTCGCTGAGGGGGCTCTCGAAGAACTGTTCTTCGGCGCCCACACCTGACGAAATGAGCTGAAATGAACGGACTCAACCGGTTCTGGCATCCGCTGACCACCTCGGAGCGGGTGGCAGAACAGCCTCGCCGCTTCACCCTGCTCGATGACTACGTGGTTGCCTACCGCGACGACGAAGGCAACGTCGCGGCGTTCCGCGACATCTGCATCCACCGTGGTGCGGCGCTGTCGCTGGGCTGGGTGCGTGACGGCAAGCTGGTGTGCCCGTACCACGGTTGGCAGTACAACCGCGAGGGCGCCTGTGTGCGCATCCCCTCGCGGCCCGAAGGCACCGCCATTCCCGCCGCGGCCAAGGCGTACAAGTACGCGGTGCAGGAGCGCTACGGCCTCATCTGGGTTGCCGTCGATGACCCGGAGTTGGGAGTGCCCGACTTCCCGGGTGACATCTACGACCAGCCCGGCTGGCATTCGTTCATCAGCTACAACGAGATCTGGCAGACCTCGGCCGCCCGCGCCGTCGAGAACTTCATGGACTTCTCGCATTTCCCGTACGTCCACGAAGGGCTGCTGGGCACCGAGGACAACGCCGAGATCGCGCCCTACGTCGTGGAGAAGCGCGAGGACGGCCTGCACTACTGGCTGGAACAGGAAGAGCCCAGCGATCTCTACGGCGCAGGCGGGTCTCAGCTGGTGCGCTACGAGTACACCCTGGTGGTCCCGTTCACCATCCATCTGAAGAAGATCGAGGTGGGCACCGGTCGCGAGACCATCATCACCCAGTTCACCTCGCCGCAGACGGCGAAGACCACCGAGCTGTTCGTCTTCATCGTGCGCAACCACAGCCACGACGACCCCGACAGCAAGTTCGGCGACTTCACCAACAAGATCATGGAGCAGGATCGCGTGATCGTGGAAAGCCAGCGGCCCGAACAGCTTCCGGAGTCACTGCGCGAGGAGCTGCACATCAAGGTGCCCGACTCGGCGAGCCTGCTCTACCGTCAGCGCCTGGCCTCGCTGGCCAAGGTCGAGGTCTCCGGACCGTACGGGGCCTGATGGCCGATCTTCACCGGGTTCAGGTGGTCGATCGGGTGACCGTGGGCACCGATGTGGTGATCCTGCGACTGCACGGCCCGACGCTGCCGGCGTGGACGCCTGGAGCGCACGTTGACGTGGTGTTGCCGTCAGGTCAGATCCGCCAGTACTCGCTGTGCGGGCCGGCTGACGCGCAGGGGGAGTACACCATCGCTGTCCTGCGCCAGCAGGATGGCCGTGGTGGCTCCGAGGAGGTGCACCAGAAGCTCACTGTGGGAACCCAACTCACCCTTGTCGGGCCGCGCAACAAGTTCGAGCTGCAACCGGCGCAGGAGTATGTCTTTGTCGCCGGTGGTATCGGGATCACCCCGTTGCTGCCGATGATCGAGTCCGTGGCCGCGGCCGGGTTGCCCTGGCGGCTGGTCTACGGCGGGCGGTCTCGGTCATCGATGGCGTTCCTGGAGCGACTCGAGGCGTTCGGCGGCGCCGTGCAGGTGATTCCGGAAGACGAGCTGGGCCGGATGGACGTCAGTGCGGTGCTGTCGCCATCGGTAGGGGCCGCGGTGTACGTCTGCGGTCCGGCTGGGCTGATCGATGCTGTCGGCGAGGTTGTCGAGGGTTGGGCGTCCGGCAGCTTCCATTTCGAACGCTTTGGTGGCGATGGT
Coding sequences within:
- a CDS encoding ABC transporter ATP-binding protein; protein product: MLLDVRDLAAGYGNLEVVRSASLQVAEGEIVAIVGPNGAGKTTLLKAIARSLPLKGGSLHFAGDDISTLAQTKISERGMGYVPQRGNVFPELSVAENLQVSWRGSAADLRRESESIYHRFPRLLERKKQAASTLSGGERQMLAIACALLGRPSLLLLDEPTTGLAPIVVKERIDDILRLRDEGAGVLWVIEEHPRICLPAVDKVHFMADGNLAAPIPAAELLAEGALEELFFGAHT
- a CDS encoding aromatic ring-hydroxylating oxygenase subunit alpha, whose translation is MNGLNRFWHPLTTSERVAEQPRRFTLLDDYVVAYRDDEGNVAAFRDICIHRGAALSLGWVRDGKLVCPYHGWQYNREGACVRIPSRPEGTAIPAAAKAYKYAVQERYGLIWVAVDDPELGVPDFPGDIYDQPGWHSFISYNEIWQTSAARAVENFMDFSHFPYVHEGLLGTEDNAEIAPYVVEKREDGLHYWLEQEEPSDLYGAGGSQLVRYEYTLVVPFTIHLKKIEVGTGRETIITQFTSPQTAKTTELFVFIVRNHSHDDPDSKFGDFTNKIMEQDRVIVESQRPEQLPESLREELHIKVPDSASLLYRQRLASLAKVEVSGPYGA
- a CDS encoding PDR/VanB family oxidoreductase — its product is MADLHRVQVVDRVTVGTDVVILRLHGPTLPAWTPGAHVDVVLPSGQIRQYSLCGPADAQGEYTIAVLRQQDGRGGSEEVHQKLTVGTQLTLVGPRNKFELQPAQEYVFVAGGIGITPLLPMIESVAAAGLPWRLVYGGRSRSSMAFLERLEAFGGAVQVIPEDELGRMDVSAVLSPSVGAAVYVCGPAGLIDAVGEVVEGWASGSFHFERFGGDGVAASEHGDQAFEVQLGLGGPVVQVAADQTVLQAVLDAGADVLYSCEEGSCGSCETAVLDGEVVHWDTALTDDERAGGAMLICVSRAACPRLVLDIDAP